The DNA sequence GAAAGTACACCTTTTGATGCTCCCAATTCATTCGCATAGTAAGTAGCTGTAGAACTGCCCATGCTATGACCAAATATCCATACCGGTAAGCCGAATTTAGCCTTATAGAACTTGACCACCTCATCCACTCTTGTGAGGTGGTCTTGGCGGCCACGTAAGTTACCTCTACGCAGATCACCCAAGTCATAAGGACTATCTACCAACACTGCAGCGATACCATATTCGCCCCACATGTCTAAAGAGCGTACAAAAGTATGCTTACTTCTTACCGTGCCACTATCAGAGATACCCGCCTTGCCGCCGCCGCCTGGGAATAAAAGCACCAGAGCACGCGGTTTCGAGGGTTGGACTAATAAAGTTTTTGTAGGGGCCTCATCTGAATGAGGGACATCAAAAACTTGAGCGCTGACACCAAAGCTAATTACCCAAATGGCAATTGCTAAGAAAAATTTCATTAACGCAGTCTTATTTACTGTCTAAAGGGCTGGCCAAAAATCCAGCATTAGCCTCAAGCCATTCAATGTAGCGACCCACGCCTTGCTCTACATTAAGGAAAGGCTCAGAGTAACCAGCAGCTCTCAGTTTTGTGAGATCAGCCTGAGTGAAGCACTGATACTTGCCTCTGAGCGCATCCGGAAATGGAATGTACTCAATCGCTTTTTCTTTTACCAACTCCTCCAGGCTTGCAGGGACTGCTTTATCAAGCTTACGCATTGCATTGGTAACTGCATGAGCAACATCATTAAAAGGTTGAGCGCGTCCACTACCTAGATTAAAGATGCCGCTGATTTCTGGATGATCGAGGAAAAATAGGTTGACTTTGACCACATCTTCAACTGAAACAAAGTCACGGCTTTGCTCACCTGGCCCATAGCCACCATACTCGCCAAAGAGCTTTACATGACCATGAGCTTTATATTGGTGGTATTGATGGAAAGCGACTGATGCCATGCGGCCTTTGTGGGACTCGCGGGGACCATAAACGTTGAAGTAACGAAAGCCTACTACCTGCGCTGTATTGGCATTTTCTGCAAAGCGCTTGCGCATCACCTGATCAAATAAGAACTTGGAGTAACCGTATATATTGAGCGGCTTTTCGTGTTCACGACTTTCTACAAAAACATCAGAGCCACCATAAGTAGCAGCTGAAGATGCATAAAGCAGTTGTACTTTTTGTTCGGTGCAGATATCGAGCAAATCCATCGTGTAGCGATAGTTGTTTGCCATCATGAAAATACCATCGGTCTCCATCGTATCGGAGCAAGCGCCCTCATGAAATACTGCTCTTACCTTACCGAAGCGACCACTTCTAAATGCTTCCAGGAACTCATCTTTATCTAGGTAATCAACAATGTCCAAATCAGCGAGATTGCGATACTTATCAGCCGGACGAAGATCGTCAACCGCGATGATATTTTTTTCACCGCGAGCATTGAGTGCTTGAACAATATTTGCGCCAATAAAACCGGCGGCGCCAGTTACGATAATAGTCACTGTAATTCCTCTGAAGTAACGGTTGCAGTTCCCAGCTTACCAACCACAATACTGCCAGCACGATTTGCCAAAGCCATCGCCTTTTCTAAAGGCCACTTTGCGGCCAAAGCAACAGCTAATGTCGCAATCACGGTATCACCAGCTCCAGACACGTCAAATACTTCACGCGCCTGGGCCTTTACATGACTCACGCCTGCATCGGTATATAAACTCATCCCCTCTTCTGAGCGAGTCAAGAGCAATGCTTGCAAGTCGAGTGACTTTCTGAGTTCCTGGGCCTTCTTAGTCAAATCTTCTTCGCTGCTCCACTTACCAACCACTTGGCGTAACTCACTACGATTAGGCGTTAAGACAGTAGCACCACGATACTTTTCGTAATCTTCACCTTTAGGGTCAACCAAAATCATTTTGTTTTGTGCTCTAGCTTGCTCAATCATGTGAGCTACTTGACCTAAAGCGCCTTTGCCATAATCGGACAGAATGACGACATCCGCATCGCCAACCAATTTTTCAAAACGTTCTAACTTATGTGCAAGCGCTTTAGCACTGGGTGTTTCTTCAAAATCAAGTCGAAGGAGTTGTTGCTGGCGCGCAATGACACGTAACTTCACAATCGTAGGAACATCAGCATCGATTTCTAATTGACTATCAACACCGCCTGCTTTTAATAATTCCACTACTCGCTTGCCGGGCTCATCATTGCCAACTATACCCAAAATGGTCGCTTTTGCATCGAGGGCCGCTACATTTCGAGCTACATTAGCCGCACCACCAAGTCGCTCATCAATCTTACCTACCTGCACCACTGGTACAGGAGCTTCAGGAGAAATGCGATTG is a window from the Polynucleobacter sp. MWH-Aus1W21 genome containing:
- the rfaD gene encoding ADP-glyceromanno-heptose 6-epimerase; this translates as MTIIVTGAAGFIGANIVQALNARGEKNIIAVDDLRPADKYRNLADLDIVDYLDKDEFLEAFRSGRFGKVRAVFHEGACSDTMETDGIFMMANNYRYTMDLLDICTEQKVQLLYASSAATYGGSDVFVESREHEKPLNIYGYSKFLFDQVMRKRFAENANTAQVVGFRYFNVYGPRESHKGRMASVAFHQYHQYKAHGHVKLFGEYGGYGPGEQSRDFVSVEDVVKVNLFFLDHPEISGIFNLGSGRAQPFNDVAHAVTNAMRKLDKAVPASLEELVKEKAIEYIPFPDALRGKYQCFTQADLTKLRAAGYSEPFLNVEQGVGRYIEWLEANAGFLASPLDSK
- the rfaE1 gene encoding D-glycero-beta-D-manno-heptose-7-phosphate kinase gives rise to the protein MEKANREQFSKARLLVVGDVMLDRYWFGDTNRISPEAPVPVVQVGKIDERLGGAANVARNVAALDAKATILGIVGNDEPGKRVVELLKAGGVDSQLEIDADVPTIVKLRVIARQQQLLRLDFEETPSAKALAHKLERFEKLVGDADVVILSDYGKGALGQVAHMIEQARAQNKMILVDPKGEDYEKYRGATVLTPNRSELRQVVGKWSSEEDLTKKAQELRKSLDLQALLLTRSEEGMSLYTDAGVSHVKAQAREVFDVSGAGDTVIATLAVALAAKWPLEKAMALANRAGSIVVGKLGTATVTSEELQ
- a CDS encoding alpha/beta hydrolase, which codes for MKFFLAIAIWVISFGVSAQVFDVPHSDEAPTKTLLVQPSKPRALVLLFPGGGGKAGISDSGTVRSKHTFVRSLDMWGEYGIAAVLVDSPYDLGDLRRGNLRGRQDHLTRVDEVVKFYKAKFGLPVWIFGHSMGSSTATYYANELGASKGVLSGIIIAGTIYSASLNDEVSLPVLGIHHAYDGCAGTPVVATSRIIQGRPSKYVSQLEIIEGGISEGGVCESFAYHGFNQTEPEFVKHAAQFILNH